A window of the Gossypium arboreum isolate Shixiya-1 chromosome 2, ASM2569848v2, whole genome shotgun sequence genome harbors these coding sequences:
- the LOC108454126 gene encoding transcription termination factor MTERF4, chloroplastic isoform X1 yields the protein MLGCSVRKNMIPVLGYLEKVGIPKSKLGEFVKNYPQVLHTSVVVELAPVIKFLRGLDVEKQDIGYVLQKYPELLGFKLEGTMSTSVAYLVSIGVSPRDIGPMVTQYPYFLGMRVGTVIKPLVDYLFSLGLPKKILARMLEKRAYILGYDLEETVKLNVDCLISFGIRREAIASVIAQYPQILGLPLKAKLSSQQYFFNLKLKIDPDGFACIIEKMPQIASLNQHVIMKPIEFLLGRGLPLEDVAIMVMKCPQLVALRVELMKKSYYYFKSEMGRPVKELVEFPEYFTYSLECRIKPRYTKLQSKGIRCSLNWFLNCSDQRFEERLQGDYIESESLGPSFCMGGKLELPGSDVVSDEEAESDDEVLYRRTVSL from the coding sequence ATGCTTGGCTGCAGTGTGCGTAAAAACATGATACCTGTATTAGGTTACTTGGAAAAAGTCGGGATTCCAAAGTCAAAACTAGGGGAGTTTGTTAAGAACTATCCGCAGGTTTTGCACACAAGTGTGGTTGTTGAGCTTGCTCCTGTTATTAAGTTTCTTAGGGGGCTTGATGTTGAGAAGCAAGATATTGGATATGTTCTACAGAAGTATCCAGAACTGTTGGGGTTTAAACTTGAAGGTACTATGAGTACTTCGGTTGCTTACTTGGTGAGCATAGGAGTTAGTCCTAGAGATATTGGTCCTATGGTGACACAATATCCATATTTTCTAGGTATGAGAGTTGGGACTGTTATTAAGCCGCTTGTTGATTACTTGTTTTCCTTGGGATTGCCAAAGAAGATTTTGGCTAGAATGTTGGAGAAACGGGCATATATACTTGGTTATGATCTTGAAGAAACTGTTAAGCTGAATGTTGATTGCTTGATTAGTTTTGGAATTCGGAGGGAAGCAATTGCTTCAGTTATTGCACAGTATCCACAAATTCTTGGGTTACCTCTGAAAGCTAAGTTGTCTTCACAGCAGTATTTCTTCAATCTGAAGCTCAAGATTGACCCAGATGGGTTTGCTTGTATTATAGAGAAGATGCCACAGATTGCAAGCCTAAATCAACATGTTATTATGAAGCCTATAGAGTTTCTTTTGGGGCGGGGACTGCCATTAGAGGATGTGGCAATTATGGTTATGAAATGTCCCCAATTGGTTGCACTACGAGTTGAGCTCATGAAGAAAAGCTATTATTACTTCAAAAGTGAGATGGGGAGGCCGGTCAAAGAGCTTGTGGAGTTTCCAGAATACTTTACTTATAGCTTGGAATGTAGAATCAAACCCAGGTACACCAAGTTACAAAGCAAGGGGATTAGGTGCTCACTGAACTGGTTTCTGAACTGTAGTGACCAGAGATTTGAAGAGAGATTGCAGGGTGATTATATTGAATCAGAAAGCTTAGGACCTTCATTCTGTATGGGTGGGAAATTGGAGCTACCGGGAAGTGACGTTGTATCAGATGAGGAAGCTGAGAGCGATGATGAAGTACTTTACAGACGCACAGTTTCTCTGTAG
- the LOC108454126 gene encoding transcription termination factor MTERF4, chloroplastic isoform X2: MIPVLGYLEKVGIPKSKLGEFVKNYPQVLHTSVVVELAPVIKFLRGLDVEKQDIGYVLQKYPELLGFKLEGTMSTSVAYLVSIGVSPRDIGPMVTQYPYFLGMRVGTVIKPLVDYLFSLGLPKKILARMLEKRAYILGYDLEETVKLNVDCLISFGIRREAIASVIAQYPQILGLPLKAKLSSQQYFFNLKLKIDPDGFACIIEKMPQIASLNQHVIMKPIEFLLGRGLPLEDVAIMVMKCPQLVALRVELMKKSYYYFKSEMGRPVKELVEFPEYFTYSLECRIKPRYTKLQSKGIRCSLNWFLNCSDQRFEERLQGDYIESESLGPSFCMGGKLELPGSDVVSDEEAESDDEVLYRRTVSL, encoded by the coding sequence ATGATACCTGTATTAGGTTACTTGGAAAAAGTCGGGATTCCAAAGTCAAAACTAGGGGAGTTTGTTAAGAACTATCCGCAGGTTTTGCACACAAGTGTGGTTGTTGAGCTTGCTCCTGTTATTAAGTTTCTTAGGGGGCTTGATGTTGAGAAGCAAGATATTGGATATGTTCTACAGAAGTATCCAGAACTGTTGGGGTTTAAACTTGAAGGTACTATGAGTACTTCGGTTGCTTACTTGGTGAGCATAGGAGTTAGTCCTAGAGATATTGGTCCTATGGTGACACAATATCCATATTTTCTAGGTATGAGAGTTGGGACTGTTATTAAGCCGCTTGTTGATTACTTGTTTTCCTTGGGATTGCCAAAGAAGATTTTGGCTAGAATGTTGGAGAAACGGGCATATATACTTGGTTATGATCTTGAAGAAACTGTTAAGCTGAATGTTGATTGCTTGATTAGTTTTGGAATTCGGAGGGAAGCAATTGCTTCAGTTATTGCACAGTATCCACAAATTCTTGGGTTACCTCTGAAAGCTAAGTTGTCTTCACAGCAGTATTTCTTCAATCTGAAGCTCAAGATTGACCCAGATGGGTTTGCTTGTATTATAGAGAAGATGCCACAGATTGCAAGCCTAAATCAACATGTTATTATGAAGCCTATAGAGTTTCTTTTGGGGCGGGGACTGCCATTAGAGGATGTGGCAATTATGGTTATGAAATGTCCCCAATTGGTTGCACTACGAGTTGAGCTCATGAAGAAAAGCTATTATTACTTCAAAAGTGAGATGGGGAGGCCGGTCAAAGAGCTTGTGGAGTTTCCAGAATACTTTACTTATAGCTTGGAATGTAGAATCAAACCCAGGTACACCAAGTTACAAAGCAAGGGGATTAGGTGCTCACTGAACTGGTTTCTGAACTGTAGTGACCAGAGATTTGAAGAGAGATTGCAGGGTGATTATATTGAATCAGAAAGCTTAGGACCTTCATTCTGTATGGGTGGGAAATTGGAGCTACCGGGAAGTGACGTTGTATCAGATGAGGAAGCTGAGAGCGATGATGAAGTACTTTACAGACGCACAGTTTCTCTGTAG